The following are encoded in a window of Massilia sp. R2A-15 genomic DNA:
- a CDS encoding PEP-CTERM sorting domain-containing protein: MNLKKIASMLSAAAVLATAGVSASAATVVLDGWSLQTPAGTVSNIGRMNLTGGDAIVVQEFDPTGNAFVNAKFSESGQIFNILFQSENVVGAGDNGTPVTSGEMLRISFSAVQGHVTALNSGGGFHYVFDTGSYQIAPEANLSNVYASGTIVGLGGNAASTNIIGGINGDSTLLGTLTNILPTVHFRDHAGNDLAALLGTGGVLYEAVTNNNLTSPLTPVTCPFVPNRATSNCQSFHVSSDGSGYLVREVPEPATLALAGFALLGVGAARRRRGPAK; encoded by the coding sequence ATGAACCTGAAAAAAATTGCAAGTATGTTGTCCGCTGCGGCCGTATTAGCAACGGCGGGCGTATCGGCCTCCGCAGCGACGGTGGTGCTCGACGGCTGGTCGCTGCAGACCCCGGCGGGCACGGTCTCGAATATCGGCCGCATGAACCTCACCGGCGGTGACGCGATCGTCGTCCAGGAGTTCGATCCGACCGGCAACGCATTCGTCAATGCGAAGTTCAGCGAGTCGGGGCAGATCTTTAATATCCTGTTCCAGAGCGAAAACGTGGTCGGCGCCGGCGACAACGGCACGCCGGTGACTTCCGGTGAAATGCTGCGCATTTCCTTCAGCGCCGTCCAGGGCCACGTCACCGCGCTCAATTCGGGCGGCGGCTTCCACTATGTGTTCGATACCGGTTCCTACCAGATTGCGCCGGAAGCGAACCTGTCGAACGTGTACGCGTCCGGTACCATCGTGGGCCTGGGCGGCAACGCCGCCTCGACCAACATCATCGGCGGCATCAACGGCGACTCGACCCTGCTCGGCACCCTGACCAACATCCTGCCGACCGTGCATTTCCGCGACCACGCGGGCAATGACCTGGCCGCGTTGCTGGGCACCGGCGGCGTGCTGTACGAAGCGGTGACGAACAACAACCTCACCTCGCCGCTGACCCCGGTGACCTGCCCGTTCGTGCCGAATCGCGCCACCAGCAACTGCCAGTCGTTCCACGTCAGCTCCGACGGCAGCGGCTACCTGGTGCGCGAAGTGCCTGAGCCAGCGACGCTGGCGCTGGCCGGCTTCGCCCTGCTGGGCGTGGGCGCCGCGCGCCGCCGCCGTGGCCCGGCCAAGTAA
- a CDS encoding PEP-CTERM sorting domain-containing protein, which translates to MKIKQIARLAVAATLLAGASVSASAATVLDGWTLVTPAGTTTGIGRLGVSGGGATVYQEVNAANQAFVGARFTETGQIYNMVYSPENVVGAGDTSGSEFMPERLTLTFTGVMGHVTALNSNGGFHYVFDAGDFKISSRAGLDYAAGSIVGLGGNVSSTAVIGGLNGDSTVLATIASFLNANFDMRDSMNVSLKPELQTGNVLFEAVTNNNLTSMGGAAACGFDASKKCVTLNVVSDGSAYLVRQVPEPGTLALGGLALLGLGMVRRRRSSAK; encoded by the coding sequence ATGAAAATTAAACAAATCGCACGCTTGGCTGTCGCTGCCACCCTGCTGGCTGGCGCCAGCGTCTCGGCTTCGGCCGCTACCGTCCTGGACGGCTGGACCCTGGTCACGCCAGCGGGCACCACCACCGGCATCGGCCGTCTCGGCGTGTCCGGCGGCGGCGCCACGGTCTACCAGGAAGTGAACGCAGCAAACCAGGCATTTGTCGGCGCGCGCTTCACCGAGACCGGTCAGATCTACAACATGGTCTACTCGCCTGAAAACGTGGTCGGCGCCGGCGACACCAGCGGCTCCGAATTCATGCCTGAGCGCCTGACCCTGACCTTCACCGGCGTGATGGGCCACGTGACCGCGCTGAACAGCAACGGCGGCTTCCACTACGTGTTCGATGCGGGCGACTTCAAGATCTCCAGCCGCGCCGGTCTCGACTACGCAGCCGGCTCGATCGTCGGCCTGGGCGGCAACGTCTCGTCGACCGCAGTGATCGGCGGCCTGAACGGCGATTCGACCGTGCTGGCAACCATCGCTTCCTTCCTGAACGCCAACTTCGACATGCGCGACAGCATGAACGTTTCGCTCAAGCCTGAACTGCAAACCGGCAACGTGCTGTTCGAAGCGGTCACCAACAACAACCTGACTTCGATGGGCGGCGCCGCCGCATGCGGCTTCGACGCCAGCAAGAAGTGCGTGACCCTGAACGTCGTGTCGGACGGCAGCGCCTACCTGGTGCGCCAGGTACCGGAGCCAGGCACCCTGGCACTGGGCGGCCTGGCCCTGCTGGGCCTGGGCATGGTTCGCCGTCGCCGCAGCAGCGCCAAGTAA
- a CDS encoding nucleotidyltransferase family protein, translating into MKPLPLIVQAFRDPPRIAAFSLAEWDLLLRQAAVANLGAALFYLAEQEGVLAAVPAQARAHLDWSRVRGERHRQAVRFEVREIRRALAGLGLPLILMKGAAYAAAARAPAPGRLFSDIDIMVPKERLGDVEAALMLHGWASGHTDAYDQRYYREWMHELPPMQHIKRQSLIDVHHAILPETAADRPDPHKLRAATVAVGDDEGLRVFAPADMVLHSAVHLFYDGEFGKGLRDLIDIHRLLLEFGREPGFWAALPRRAAELELARPLFYALRYSARLLGTPVPDEVMAGQAGRPPAPLLALMDALFLRALLPMHASCTGRLSGTARFLLYLRGNWLRMPPLLLARHLFHKAFISPRTQQDA; encoded by the coding sequence GTGAAGCCGCTGCCGCTGATCGTCCAGGCCTTCCGCGATCCGCCGCGGATTGCCGCCTTCAGCCTGGCCGAATGGGACCTGCTGCTGCGCCAGGCCGCAGTGGCCAACCTCGGCGCCGCGCTGTTTTACCTTGCCGAACAGGAAGGTGTGCTGGCCGCGGTGCCAGCCCAGGCACGCGCGCACCTGGACTGGTCGCGCGTGCGGGGCGAGCGCCACCGCCAGGCGGTGCGTTTCGAAGTGCGCGAGATCCGCCGCGCGCTCGCCGGGCTCGGCCTGCCGCTGATCCTGATGAAGGGCGCCGCCTACGCCGCCGCCGCCAGGGCGCCGGCGCCGGGCCGGCTGTTTTCCGACATTGACATCATGGTGCCGAAGGAGCGCCTGGGCGACGTCGAAGCGGCGCTGATGCTGCACGGCTGGGCGAGCGGGCATACCGACGCCTACGACCAGCGCTATTACCGCGAATGGATGCATGAGCTGCCGCCCATGCAGCACATCAAACGCCAGAGCCTGATCGACGTGCACCATGCGATCCTGCCCGAAACGGCGGCCGACCGGCCCGATCCGCACAAGCTGCGCGCGGCCACGGTGGCGGTGGGCGACGACGAGGGCCTGCGCGTGTTCGCCCCGGCCGACATGGTGCTCCATAGCGCGGTGCACCTGTTCTACGATGGCGAGTTCGGCAAGGGATTGCGCGACCTGATCGACATCCACCGCCTGCTGCTCGAGTTTGGCCGCGAGCCCGGATTCTGGGCCGCGCTGCCGCGCCGCGCCGCCGAGCTGGAGCTGGCGCGCCCGCTGTTCTACGCGCTGCGCTACAGCGCCAGGCTGCTGGGCACGCCGGTGCCGGACGAGGTGATGGCAGGGCAGGCCGGACGCCCGCCCGCGCCGCTGCTGGCGCTGATGGACGCGCTGTTCCTGCGCGCCCTGCTGCCCATGCACGCCAGCTGCACCGGCCGCCTGAGCGGGACAGCGCGCTTCCTGCTCTATCTGCGCGGCAACTGGCTGCGCATGCCGCCGCTGTTGCTCGCGCGCCATCTGTTTCACAAGGCATTCATTTCCCCCAGAACACAGCAAGACGCCTGA
- a CDS encoding HprK-related kinase A: MTLLSSLSRDEVGRRLHHGGLRLQTGEFTFRIQSGIPSVAEGISLLYADYPLAPQDQFADFHVSLQSAGGVRRWWRRQVLFDNDGHAPFKPLPLAQAFPMLEWGLNFCVSNRVNGYLIFHAAVVEKGGRTAILPAPSGSGKSTLCAALVSRGGWRLLSDELALVRLDTGELTPLPRPVSLKNASIGIMRGYAPDAVFSREVHDTVKGSVAHMKAPAASVARAREPARPGWIVFPQYQVGTVATLTPVAPAEAFMRLAGNAFNYDLLGAAGFDTLGRLTDAAPAHEFTYSSLDEALALFSRLAAGEL; this comes from the coding sequence ATGACGCTGCTTTCCTCATTGTCGCGCGATGAAGTCGGGCGGCGCCTGCACCATGGCGGCCTGCGTCTGCAGACCGGCGAATTCACCTTCCGTATTCAGAGCGGCATCCCCAGCGTCGCCGAAGGCATCAGCCTGCTGTACGCCGACTATCCGCTGGCGCCGCAGGACCAATTCGCCGACTTCCATGTGAGCCTGCAGAGCGCCGGGGGCGTGCGCCGCTGGTGGCGCCGGCAGGTCTTGTTCGACAACGACGGCCACGCCCCGTTCAAGCCCTTGCCTCTGGCGCAAGCCTTCCCCATGCTTGAATGGGGCCTGAACTTCTGTGTCTCCAACCGCGTCAATGGCTACCTGATCTTCCACGCGGCGGTGGTGGAGAAGGGCGGCCGCACGGCCATCCTGCCGGCGCCGTCAGGGTCAGGCAAGAGTACGCTGTGCGCCGCACTGGTGAGTCGGGGCGGCTGGCGCCTGCTGTCCGATGAGCTGGCGCTGGTGCGGCTCGACACGGGCGAGCTGACGCCGCTGCCGCGTCCGGTGAGCCTGAAAAACGCCTCCATCGGCATCATGCGCGGCTATGCGCCGGACGCGGTGTTCAGCCGGGAGGTGCACGACACCGTCAAGGGCAGCGTCGCGCATATGAAGGCGCCCGCGGCCAGCGTGGCGCGCGCACGCGAACCGGCGCGCCCTGGCTGGATCGTGTTCCCGCAGTACCAGGTCGGGACGGTCGCGACACTGACGCCGGTCGCGCCTGCGGAGGCCTTTATGCGGCTTGCCGGCAACGCCTTCAATTACGACTTGCTCGGCGCAGCGGGGTTTGACACGCTGGGGCGCCTGACGGACGCCGCGCCCGCCCATGAATTCACCTACAGTTCGCTGGACGAGGCGCTCGCTCTGTTTTCCCGGCTGGCGGCGGGCGAGCTGTGA
- a CDS encoding HPr-rel-A system PqqD family peptide chaperone yields MIWRLAPGQTLRCREWQGEHVVYNDVSGDTHQLTDSAMHVLSALRTGPLDEGALAAGLRAEFDAEGGEVADADIAALLAALRAIALIEAVP; encoded by the coding sequence TTGATCTGGCGCCTCGCCCCCGGGCAAACCCTGCGCTGCCGCGAATGGCAGGGCGAGCATGTGGTGTACAACGACGTGTCCGGCGACACCCACCAGCTCACCGACAGTGCGATGCATGTGCTGTCGGCATTACGCACGGGCCCGCTCGATGAAGGCGCCCTTGCCGCAGGGCTGCGTGCCGAGTTCGACGCCGAAGGCGGCGAAGTGGCGGACGCCGATATCGCCGCGCTGCTGGCGGCGCTTCGGGCGATCGCACTCATCGAAGCTGTGCCATGA
- a CDS encoding XrtA/PEP-CTERM system exopolysaccharide export protein, whose protein sequence is MQLKSIKWLALAAVALSALALGGCATPAAPMAPQAAAGTPDYLIGPGDTVSINVWRNPEVSMAVPVRPDGKITTPLVEDLQASGKTSTELARDIEKSLAKFIQQPVVTVIVTGFVGTYGEQIRVIGQAAKPQSLAYRRDMSLMDVLIAVGGVTEFASGNKASIIRNVDGKMVKLPVRLNDLIKDGDISANIPVRPGDVLVIPESFF, encoded by the coding sequence CTGCAACTGAAATCGATCAAATGGCTGGCCCTGGCGGCTGTGGCGCTGTCGGCGCTGGCGCTGGGCGGCTGCGCCACTCCCGCGGCCCCGATGGCGCCCCAGGCCGCGGCCGGCACGCCCGACTACCTGATCGGCCCGGGCGACACCGTCAGCATCAACGTCTGGCGCAACCCGGAAGTGTCGATGGCGGTGCCGGTGCGCCCGGACGGCAAGATCACCACCCCGCTGGTGGAAGACCTGCAGGCCAGCGGCAAGACCTCGACCGAACTGGCGCGCGACATCGAAAAGTCGCTGGCCAAGTTCATCCAACAGCCGGTGGTGACGGTGATCGTCACCGGCTTCGTCGGCACCTACGGCGAGCAGATCCGCGTGATCGGCCAGGCCGCCAAGCCGCAGTCGCTGGCGTATCGCCGCGACATGTCGCTGATGGACGTGCTGATCGCCGTCGGCGGCGTCACGGAATTTGCCTCGGGCAACAAAGCGAGTATCATCCGCAACGTGGACGGCAAGATGGTCAAGCTGCCGGTGCGCCTGAACGACCTGATCAAGGACGGCGACATCTCGGCCAACATCCCTGTGCGTCCGGGCGACGTGCTGGTGATTCCGGAAAGCTTCTTCTGA
- a CDS encoding serine protease: MRFSSLSLIRALALAAACCCATAPRAADLPRTIATVKTSVVGVGSYLKARSPATAFNGTGFVVGDGLSVITNAHVVPELLDAANHETLGVVIARGAEIEFRPATVAGLDRAHDLAHLRIGGAPLPALRLGDSDAVAEGQELAFTGFPLGMVLGLHPATHRALLSAITPIVLPSLSSRTLDARMIAQLQKAPFAIFQLDGTVYPGNSGSPVYDPASGAVLGVINMTFVKGLKENAITHPSGISYAIPANYVRDLLQRKSP; the protein is encoded by the coding sequence ATGCGATTTTCCTCCCTTTCCCTGATTCGCGCCCTGGCCCTGGCGGCCGCCTGCTGCTGCGCGACAGCGCCCCGGGCCGCCGACCTGCCGCGCACCATCGCCACGGTGAAGACATCGGTGGTCGGGGTGGGCAGCTACCTGAAGGCGCGCAGCCCGGCCACCGCCTTCAACGGCACCGGTTTCGTGGTCGGCGACGGCCTGTCGGTGATCACCAACGCCCACGTGGTGCCGGAGCTGCTCGACGCGGCCAACCACGAGACGCTGGGGGTGGTGATCGCGCGCGGCGCCGAGATCGAGTTCCGTCCCGCCACCGTTGCCGGCCTCGATCGCGCCCATGACCTGGCGCACCTGCGCATCGGCGGGGCGCCGCTGCCGGCGCTCCGGCTGGGCGATTCCGACGCCGTTGCGGAAGGCCAGGAACTGGCGTTCACCGGTTTTCCGCTGGGGATGGTGCTGGGCCTGCACCCGGCGACCCACCGCGCGCTGCTGTCGGCCATCACGCCGATCGTGCTGCCCTCGCTGTCCTCGCGCACGCTCGACGCGCGCATGATCGCGCAACTGCAGAAGGCGCCGTTCGCGATCTTCCAGCTCGACGGCACGGTTTATCCGGGCAACAGCGGCAGCCCGGTGTACGATCCGGCCAGCGGCGCCGTGCTGGGCGTGATCAACATGACCTTCGTGAAGGGGCTCAAGGAAAACGCGATCACCCACCCGAGCGGCATCTCGTACGCGATTCCGGCCAATTACGTGCGTGACCTGTTGCAACGAAAATCGCCGTAA
- a CDS encoding XrtA system polysaccharide chain length determinant translates to MAELTAVILSFLKAIGKYRWYAVVISWVVAVIGWAVVYKLPNDYQASARVYVDTQSILKPLLSSMTTLPNLDQQVVFMRRTLISRPNVERVMRMVDLDVKTSTAKDHEKMVDDLMEKIKIVGTERDDIYTITYNNPNPKLGKDVVQSLLTIFVEGSFGGKKQDSEKAVQFIDDQIKSYEEKLAAAESAMKDFKIRNMGVLPKAGSDFSAKITDIADQLSQSKLELAEAEQARNALRRQMGAGADSSASSAELVADVNPDLDARIQALEKQLDTLRLQYTEQHPDVVAGRRLLAQLQARRKEEAKNHKRGADPGAGYSPMLQQMNVALSAAEARVASLRARVDEYNQRYARIRAQSAAAPEVEAQLAQLNRDYQVNHDNYQKLVERREAAKLSGDLSSATDMLTFRVIDPPTVPLAPTGPNRPRLFSLVFVGALVAGLGVALLMSQVRPTFLSQAALREVSGVPILGTIGMNWTTEQKIKRKRRLYAMGASVFALFGAYGVVMAAILIRPAL, encoded by the coding sequence ATGGCAGAACTGACAGCCGTAATTTTGAGTTTCCTCAAGGCGATTGGCAAATACCGGTGGTATGCAGTCGTCATTTCCTGGGTCGTCGCCGTGATCGGCTGGGCGGTGGTGTACAAGCTGCCCAACGATTACCAGGCGTCGGCCCGCGTCTACGTCGACACCCAGTCGATCCTCAAGCCTTTGCTCTCGAGCATGACGACGCTGCCGAACCTGGACCAGCAAGTGGTGTTCATGCGCAGAACGCTGATCAGCCGGCCCAACGTCGAACGCGTCATGCGCATGGTCGACCTGGACGTCAAGACCAGCACCGCCAAGGACCACGAGAAGATGGTCGATGACCTGATGGAGAAGATCAAGATCGTCGGCACCGAGCGCGACGACATCTACACCATCACCTATAACAATCCCAACCCCAAGCTGGGCAAGGACGTGGTGCAGTCGCTGCTGACGATCTTCGTCGAAGGCAGCTTCGGCGGCAAGAAGCAGGATTCCGAGAAGGCCGTCCAGTTCATCGACGACCAGATCAAGAGCTACGAAGAGAAGCTCGCCGCGGCCGAGTCGGCGATGAAGGACTTCAAGATCCGCAACATGGGCGTGCTGCCGAAAGCCGGCAGCGACTTCAGCGCCAAGATCACCGACATCGCCGATCAGCTCAGCCAGTCGAAACTGGAACTGGCCGAAGCCGAGCAGGCGCGCAACGCGCTGCGCCGCCAGATGGGCGCCGGCGCCGACAGCAGCGCCTCCAGCGCCGAGCTCGTGGCCGACGTCAACCCGGATCTCGACGCCCGCATCCAGGCCCTGGAAAAGCAGCTCGACACCCTGCGCCTGCAATACACCGAGCAGCATCCCGATGTCGTCGCCGGCCGGCGCCTGCTGGCCCAGCTGCAGGCGCGCCGCAAGGAAGAGGCGAAAAATCACAAGCGCGGCGCCGACCCTGGCGCCGGCTACAGCCCGATGCTGCAGCAGATGAACGTGGCCCTGTCAGCGGCCGAAGCGCGCGTCGCCTCGCTGCGCGCCCGCGTCGACGAATACAACCAGCGCTACGCGCGCATCCGCGCCCAGAGCGCCGCGGCGCCGGAAGTCGAAGCCCAGCTGGCCCAGCTGAACCGCGACTACCAGGTCAATCACGACAACTACCAGAAGCTGGTCGAGCGGCGCGAGGCGGCCAAGCTGTCGGGCGACCTCAGCTCGGCCACCGACATGCTGACCTTCCGCGTGATCGACCCGCCGACCGTGCCGCTGGCGCCGACCGGCCCGAATCGTCCGCGCCTGTTCTCGCTGGTGTTCGTCGGCGCGCTGGTCGCCGGCCTCGGCGTCGCATTGCTGATGAGCCAGGTGCGTCCGACCTTCCTCAGCCAGGCCGCGCTGCGCGAAGTGAGCGGGGTGCCGATCCTGGGCACCATCGGCATGAACTGGACCACCGAGCAAAAAATCAAACGCAAGCGCCGGCTGTACGCGATGGGCGCCTCGGTCTTCGCGCTGTTCGGCGCGTACGGGGTAGTGATGGCGGCAATTCTGATTAGACCTGCGCTGTAA
- a CDS encoding XrtA-associated tyrosine autokinase yields MSIIEKAASRIDQSKEARPETAPVIVADAVTPAAAAPATAPVAATAVVAAPVAAPVAAPVAVTQEAIVAEAAPAKPRKHSTRKVDLDLNRMRDMGMVTAAGGRTLLVEDFRIIKRPLLKRAFAERSDNAPPGNLIMITSSLPGEGKTYCAINLAMSIAMELDHTVLLVDADVARPSILRTLGLPAQRGLMDILLDDKIDLSDVMLRTNVDTLSILPAGTATARATELLASQAMSNFVTEIATRYPDRIVIFDSPPLLLTSEAHVLATHMGQIALVVEAETTTQHAVKESLRQLEGCSNVNIIYNKTREFPGIEETYDYHYG; encoded by the coding sequence GTGAGCATTATCGAAAAAGCCGCCAGTCGGATAGATCAAAGCAAGGAAGCCCGCCCCGAAACCGCGCCGGTGATCGTGGCCGACGCCGTCACGCCCGCGGCTGCCGCGCCGGCGACGGCGCCAGTGGCCGCAACGGCGGTCGTGGCCGCGCCAGTGGCCGCGCCGGTGGCCGCCCCAGTGGCCGTGACGCAAGAGGCCATCGTGGCCGAAGCGGCGCCGGCCAAGCCGCGCAAGCACAGCACCCGCAAGGTCGATCTCGACCTGAACCGGATGCGCGACATGGGCATGGTCACCGCCGCCGGCGGACGCACCTTGCTGGTCGAGGACTTCCGCATCATCAAGCGCCCCCTGCTCAAGCGCGCGTTCGCCGAGCGCAGCGACAATGCGCCGCCGGGCAACCTGATCATGATCACCAGCTCGCTGCCGGGCGAAGGCAAGACCTATTGCGCGATCAACCTGGCCATGAGTATCGCGATGGAGCTCGACCACACGGTGCTGCTGGTGGACGCCGACGTGGCGCGTCCGTCGATCCTGCGCACGCTCGGCCTGCCGGCCCAGCGCGGCCTGATGGACATCCTGCTCGACGACAAGATCGACCTGTCCGATGTCATGCTCAGGACCAACGTGGACACGCTCAGCATCCTGCCGGCCGGCACCGCCACGGCGCGCGCCACCGAGCTGCTGGCCAGCCAGGCGATGAGCAATTTCGTCACCGAGATCGCCACCCGCTATCCCGACCGCATCGTGATCTTCGATTCGCCGCCGCTGCTGCTGACCAGCGAAGCGCACGTGCTGGCCACCCACATGGGCCAGATCGCGCTGGTGGTCGAAGCCGAAACGACGACCCAGCACGCGGTCAAGGAGTCGCTGCGCCAGCTCGAAGGCTGCAGCAACGTCAACATCATCTACAACAAGACGCGCGAATTCCCGGGTATCGAAGAAACGTATGACTATCACTATGGCTAG
- a CDS encoding TIGR03016 family PEP-CTERM system-associated outer membrane protein codes for MARRVTAPLMGAASLPLAAPLAMLALLMPPSARADIKLAPSLELRETYSDNPGLQAGDLARPQFITEVSPSLRVAADGPRLKGVATLTEHLFAFSGDRIDDTNQSSFQFQGQGKANLVNDLLYVDGNAMIGQQTISPFAPPANTNAYSSANRARIRTWSISPYLKQRLGHAASGELRYTHDAVSSPTNGFGDSHGDAVALTAGSNSDTQRRLGWNLRASRQDVQFSQGSQTKTREENLAATVSLRSSERFKVNLSGGYDSYSFNAEGTPNAGRSYSAGFTWTPSARTSIDASAGRRYYGNSYSLNASHRSRRTVWIATYSDAITNTRQQLLIPKFIDTASVLDRLFIADIPDPDARRQAVEAYMRANGLSPTQPDGTYNYLSNRFVLQKQLLLSSAFNSARTTGLVSVNGVRRTSLSPSTVDDILLGQRLAGLTDNTNQYGASASLNYRVTSRSGVTMTLIRTRTESLNHGFSNNVTQAILAGSTQLQRKLKATVELRRHQGNLAGVGAPAYRENAISASLSFMP; via the coding sequence ATGGCTAGACGGGTCACGGCGCCGCTCATGGGCGCGGCATCGCTGCCCCTGGCGGCGCCGCTGGCGATGCTGGCCCTCCTGATGCCGCCGTCGGCGCGCGCCGACATCAAGCTCGCGCCCTCGCTCGAGCTGCGCGAAACGTATTCCGACAATCCCGGCCTGCAGGCGGGCGACCTGGCGCGCCCTCAGTTCATCACCGAAGTGTCGCCGTCGCTGCGCGTCGCCGCCGACGGCCCGCGCCTGAAGGGCGTCGCCACGCTGACCGAGCACCTGTTCGCGTTTTCCGGCGACCGCATCGACGACACCAACCAGTCGTCGTTCCAGTTCCAGGGCCAAGGCAAGGCGAACCTGGTAAACGACCTGCTGTACGTCGACGGCAACGCCATGATCGGCCAACAGACCATCTCGCCGTTCGCGCCGCCGGCCAACACCAACGCCTATTCGAGCGCCAACCGCGCGCGCATCCGCACCTGGAGCATCAGCCCTTACCTGAAGCAGCGCCTGGGCCACGCCGCGTCCGGCGAACTGCGCTACACGCACGACGCGGTGAGCTCGCCGACCAACGGCTTCGGCGACAGCCATGGCGACGCAGTCGCGCTGACGGCCGGCAGCAACAGCGACACGCAGCGCCGCCTCGGCTGGAACCTGCGCGCGTCGCGCCAGGACGTCCAGTTCAGCCAGGGAAGCCAGACCAAGACGCGCGAGGAAAATCTCGCCGCCACCGTGTCGCTGCGCAGCAGCGAGCGCTTCAAGGTCAACCTGTCGGGCGGCTACGACAGCTACAGCTTCAACGCCGAAGGCACGCCCAACGCCGGCCGCAGCTATTCGGCCGGCTTCACCTGGACGCCGTCGGCGCGCACCAGCATCGACGCCAGCGCCGGTCGCCGCTACTACGGCAACAGCTACTCGCTCAACGCCAGCCACCGCAGCCGCCGCACGGTGTGGATCGCCACCTACAGCGACGCGATCACCAACACCCGCCAGCAACTGCTGATCCCGAAATTCATCGACACCGCCTCGGTGCTGGACCGCCTGTTCATCGCCGACATTCCCGATCCGGACGCGCGGCGCCAGGCGGTCGAGGCCTACATGCGCGCCAACGGCCTGTCGCCGACCCAGCCCGACGGCACCTACAACTACCTGAGCAACCGCTTCGTGCTGCAGAAGCAGCTGCTGCTGTCTTCCGCGTTCAATAGCGCGCGCACCACCGGGCTGGTGTCGGTCAACGGCGTGCGCCGCACCTCGCTGTCGCCGTCCACGGTCGATGATATTCTGCTGGGCCAGCGCCTGGCCGGCCTGACCGACAACACCAATCAATACGGCGCCAGCGCCTCGCTGAACTACCGGGTCACCTCGCGCAGCGGCGTGACGATGACGCTGATCCGCACCCGCACCGAATCGCTGAACCACGGCTTCAGCAACAACGTGACCCAAGCCATCCTGGCCGGCAGCACCCAGCTGCAGCGCAAGCTCAAGGCGACGGTCGAACTGCGGCGCCACCAGGGCAACCTGGCCGGCGTCGGCGCGCCGGCCTACCGCGAGAACGCGATCAGCGCCTCCCTTTCATTCATGCCTTAG
- a CDS encoding XrtA/PEP-CTERM system-associated ATPase has protein sequence MYETYYGLSAKPFRLRPDPHFFYGSKGHKRAMAYLDYGLSQGEGFIVITGEVGAGKTTLVRNLLNNLPSEQIIAAHIVNTNLDSDDTLRMVVSAFGLQYENVSKPDLLTRLEQFLRSADQQGKRALLIVDEAQNLTARTVEELRMLSNFQTDEKSLLQTFLLGQPEFRTTLHSASMLQLRQRVIASYHLGPMDAAETQAYIEHRLATVGWSGDPSFSQGAYGAIFDYTGGIPRKVNTLCDRLLLMGYLEEMHAFTEADVQTVIRDIDEEFQLPPGAEQAAAREAAEPMQAEPAGSGGQMDERMVRLEKSIVSVLSILKKIVATAPPPGNNGHHHETREP, from the coding sequence ATGTATGAAACCTATTACGGCCTGAGCGCCAAACCGTTCCGCCTGCGGCCAGACCCGCACTTCTTCTATGGCAGCAAGGGACACAAGCGCGCCATGGCCTACCTCGACTACGGCCTGTCGCAGGGCGAGGGCTTCATCGTCATTACCGGCGAAGTCGGCGCCGGCAAGACCACGCTGGTGCGCAACCTGCTCAACAACCTGCCGTCCGAGCAGATCATCGCCGCCCACATCGTCAACACCAACCTCGATTCGGACGACACCCTGCGCATGGTGGTGTCGGCCTTCGGCCTGCAGTACGAGAACGTCAGCAAGCCCGACCTGCTGACCCGGCTCGAGCAGTTCCTGCGCAGCGCCGACCAGCAAGGCAAGCGCGCGCTGCTGATCGTCGACGAGGCGCAGAACTTGACCGCGCGCACGGTCGAGGAGCTGCGCATGCTGTCGAACTTCCAGACCGACGAGAAGTCGCTGCTGCAGACCTTCCTCTTGGGCCAGCCGGAGTTCCGCACCACCTTGCACAGCGCCAGCATGCTGCAGTTGCGCCAGCGCGTGATCGCCAGCTACCACCTGGGGCCGATGGATGCGGCCGAGACCCAGGCCTACATCGAGCACCGCCTGGCCACCGTCGGCTGGAGCGGCGACCCGTCGTTCTCGCAGGGCGCGTACGGCGCCATCTTCGACTACACCGGCGGCATCCCGCGCAAGGTCAACACCCTGTGCGACCGCCTGCTCCTGATGGGCTACCTGGAAGAGATGCACGCCTTCACCGAAGCGGACGTCCAGACCGTGATCCGCGACATCGATGAGGAATTCCAGCTGCCCCCTGGCGCCGAGCAGGCTGCCGCGCGCGAAGCGGCCGAGCCGATGCAGGCCGAGCCTGCCGGCAGCGGCGGCCAGATGGACGAGCGCATGGTGCGCCTCGAGAAGTCGATCGTCTCGGTGCTGTCGATCCTGAAGAAAATCGTCGCCACCGCGCCGCCGCCCGGCAACAACGGCCACCACCACGAGACGCGCGAACCATGA